One genomic window of Lytechinus variegatus isolate NC3 chromosome 1, Lvar_3.0, whole genome shotgun sequence includes the following:
- the LOC121426343 gene encoding uncharacterized protein LOC121426343 has translation MSGKPQRQSRTILWCVPRSVSTALARCLGAIEDIQIWFEPFCYCYIAKVEFERIAGRVLPEDYQGNEQTFLEASRILQKLTAANFKPDFLSYPSIKRKLEKADSPHVFVKEIPNGCVDELRHLPRGYRHAFLIRHPLRTISSFRTSVFHHLLGQGKLHGEAADEATFDLVKHNPYYASGYHFKEIHTIWKFVRENTDCSPIVIDGDDLLANPSGLLPKFCRAVGLPYDDGLLNFDPSIESLNSWVTGADDMLMNIVNFYKVAMTKTHFLSAREMPRRDQVTHDVIRCVDEVIPLYTEMYETRIKLP, from the exons ATGTCGGGGAAACCTCAGAGACAGAGTCGAACGATCTTGTGGTGCGTTCCCCGATCTGTCTCCACGGCCTTAGCACGCTGCCTCGGTGCCATCGAAGACATTCAGATATGGTTCGAACCATTCTGCTACTGTTACATAGCCAAGGTGGAGTTCGAGCGAATCGCCGGCAGGGTCTTGCCCGAGGACTATCAGGGAAACGAGCAGACCTTCCTGGAGGCCTCGAGAATTCTTCAGAAGTTGACAGCAGCAAATTTCAAACCCGACTTTTTATC GTATCCGTCAATCAAACGAAAGTTAGAAAAAGCTGACAGTCCCCATGTTTTTGTGAAAGAGATCCCGAACGGCTGCGTCGACGAATTACGTCATCTCCCTCGCGGTTACCGCCACGCCTTCTTGATACGTCACCCTCTTCGGACAATCTCGTCTTTTCGGACATCCGTCTTCCACCATCTGCTAGGTCAGGGAAAGCTCCATGGTGAGGCTGCAGATGAAGCGACCTTTGACCTCGTCAAACACAATCCCTACTACGCTTCCGGCTACCACTTCAAAGAGATCCACACCATCTGGAAGTTTGTGCGGGAGAATACCGATTGCTCCCCGATCGTCATCGACGGTGACGATTTGTTAGCGAACCCTTCCGGATTACTGCCGAAGTTTTGCCGAGCCGTGGGACTTCCATACGATGATGGTCTTCTGAACTTTGACCCGTCGATCGAATCGCTTAATTCCTGGGTCACGGGGGCTGATGATATGCTCatgaatattgttaatttttataAAGTTGCCATGACGAAAACCCACTTTCTATCAGCTAGAGAGATGCCAAGACGTGATCAGGTGACCCATGACGTCATCAGATGTGTTGATGAGGTCATACCGCTCTACACCGAAATGTATGAAACGAGAATCAAACTGCCTTAA